Sequence from the Paenibacillus riograndensis SBR5 genome:
CCCCCCCTTTGACAGGAGCTTCGCTGCCTGCACCACCGTTTGCTCCGGCTGTACCTTCACCGCTTGTGCCTGTGCAGGCTCTGGCTGCATCACCGCCGCTTGCGCCACAATTGCCACCGCCAGCCCCATTTTCATCCATTGTCTCATTCTCATGCTCCCACTCCTGTCTCTTTCAACGCCTTATGGGTCCATGATACAGCGGCAATATGGAGAAAAAAGCGGCATAAATCTAAAGAAAAAATAAAGCTCCGTCCCTGATTCAGCTGGATTTTTTTATTTATTCACTCTGTTAATACTTAATGTACTGAAATATTGACTGGGATTGCCTTGCTTGGGATTAAAGCGTTCTTTGAATTCTCCGCCCGTATACGCACCAATGACCCGGTGCCAAAAATTGCGTGCAGGGGTGTTGGCCCGGATCTGCGAAACCTTCCAGTCGCCGGGGAACATATCGAACAGCCGGTGAGCCGCCCATGTGCCTACTCCGCTGCGGCGGTATTTTTGCATCACAAAAAACTCGGTCATATAGAATTGTCCCTCTGAACTGCGAAGCAGCCTGTCCACCAGCGCAAATCCGGCAATATTATCGTCGACGGTAAACAAATAGGCGAATTTATTAGTACCGCTGTTCCAGTAAGCCTCCAGACCGGGATAGGCCGGAAAGGCGCCGTCACGGTCCACCTCAAGCTCCAGGTAGCGGGTAAAGTCATATAAATAAAACTGCATCAGCCTGCTGATGATATGGCGCTGCTCTTTGGGAACCAGCTCGATTCCAAGTTCCATTAGGTCACCTCTTGGATTCACTTTTATTACACATTCTATAACTTTGCCACTTCAGGAGCAAGGCAACCCTGTATGCCACTGTGAAATCCGGCCAAAAGCCATGAAACATGATAAAATAGGAAGCAGCAAGGAAGACAACTCCGCAGATGATCAGCAACCATAAGGCAGGTGAACAAGTTTTTGAGTATTCAAAAAAACAGCGACCGCAAGCTTTTAGACGAAAAAGTGCTGCTCATGCCCTGGTTCGTACAGCAGTTCATTGACTTCAAACGCCCAGACCTCTCCCCCTCTACTCTGCTGGAGTACATTCGCGATTATGAATCGTTCTTCGGCTGGCTTCGTGCTGAGGGTCTTACCCAGGCCGCCAGTCTGGCGGAGATTACTTTACTGGATCTGGAGACGCTGCATATGGACAGCATTGTCGGTTACCGTCTGCACCTGACCACCCGTGCTGAGGGAACCAATACCAGGGTTACGGTCTCCCGCAAGCTTTCGGCACTTCGTTCATTATTCCACTATTTAAGCCAGATTGCTGAAGACGAGAATTTCTATCCTTTGCTCAAACGCAACATCATGGCCAAGGTAGAGATCAAACGCATTCACAAGCCCAAGGATACAGCGGCCAAGCTTAAAGGCAAAATTCTGGAAGACGAAGAGCTGCTGGAGTTCGTAGGATATATTTACGATGGGTATGGGCGGGATGTTGAAGCGAACAAGCAGGCCTATTATTCCTTCCAGCTTAACCGTGAACGCGACGCCTGCATTG
This genomic interval carries:
- the xerS gene encoding tyrosine recombinase XerS; amino-acid sequence: MSIQKNSDRKLLDEKVLLMPWFVQQFIDFKRPDLSPSTLLEYIRDYESFFGWLRAEGLTQAASLAEITLLDLETLHMDSIVGYRLHLTTRAEGTNTRVTVSRKLSALRSLFHYLSQIAEDENFYPLLKRNIMAKVEIKRIHKPKDTAAKLKGKILEDEELLEFVGYIYDGYGRDVEANKQAYYSFQLNRERDACIASLILNSGLRVSEVVNLNVDDLDVNNKLLYVYRKGNNDETFKTPVYFREQAKDDLSLYLSLRQSRYKTPKKEKALFIALPNGSHEGKRMTKRAIQEMIIKYAKRFGKPYLTVHKLRHSFATDYYLQNDIYKTKEQLGHASTETTEVYAHLTDKTMSEAIERRLES
- a CDS encoding GNAT family N-acetyltransferase produces the protein MELGIELVPKEQRHIISRLMQFYLYDFTRYLELEVDRDGAFPAYPGLEAYWNSGTNKFAYLFTVDDNIAGFALVDRLLRSSEGQFYMTEFFVMQKYRRSGVGTWAAHRLFDMFPGDWKVSQIRANTPARNFWHRVIGAYTGGEFKERFNPKQGNPSQYFSTLSINRVNK